The genomic window ggtgtcgctgatggtcgcgacgagtctcctcctTCACCGCAATATgggcccccttttatactctgcgaactgctcgtatcaaacatggcagaacgttctcggtcggggcaaccggaaccggcgcctgcggcgatgtccggttggaagcccgccaaaacgagcttccccgagggctcccgagcggctccgaacgtCGCGCGCGCAGCGCGCGAACACTTGTCTTGTGcgggttgcatcggcgcgcggttaggcgccgcgcgactTATTTGATGTGcgtatgcggagcacacgcaacagTAGTtcaaaagaaaacttgtggcaaaAGAAATCTAGTGGAGTATTGCCACCAACTTTTACTTTGAGGTTACCATTAAATACTGGTGCACAATTATCCATATCATTAGCACGTTCACTGGACCATGTTATCTTTCTTTCTTAACTTGTAACAAAACGGTTTGAATGAATTTTCTCACTCTATATTAATTTGTTCCACAACATTGCCATCTTCTGACGAAGAAGAAATAGTGATGTACAGTTTTTCACGCACAAAGGAGGTAGTTTTGTCTTAATCATCATCAAAAAGATCATCTCCAGAATCTTCAGCCGAAATCTGAGCAATTTCCCAGTCTTTTAATGGTAGCAGCCTGTAATTACGATGACTTCATGGTCATGATTACACATTATGTGATGTGCTCAGAGTATGTTACATCGATAACAGAAACCATATAGGGCAACTGCGTGTTAAGGCAAatattgtaaacaaaacaaagcaaaaaTAAAAGCTAAGACTCATCCTAATACTAAATTTTATATAATCAATAACTAAACTAGCTTCAACAGTTTATTCTTGATACAATAATATTGATACAAATTAGCAATAATTATAAAAGCAAATTTTTCTCGTACATATATTTTGACTGTTATCATTTCAAATGtttaagaatataatttaaattttaattataagttaataAATAGTTCCATTTCTTTTGAATAATCGCGTAAAatacattgatttttttatgttacgaAAATGGGAAAATGTTAATTGAAtacacaataattttaaaatttattggagAATTTACGCATGTTATCCTCAATTGATGATGCATACTTACCActttatatataatacattatttaataaaaactatgcTCACATTTTTACTAActtcttttaaatataattagaTATAAGctttaagaattttttatgttACGAAAATgggaaaatgttattttaataaacaataattacaaaatttattggtGAATTTACGCATTTTATCCTCAATTGAGGATGCATGTTTACCACTttatataatacattatttaataaaagcTATGTTCACATTTTTACTAACTTCTTCTAAATATAATTAGATATAAGATTTAAGAATTAACACATTACTTTTTCTGTTCAATAATTTGTTTCAAGCTCGTAAAGATTGTTTGAAACTTAATGTCAAAACGAACAATAGGCGGTATATTGGTGAAAGCTGTAGACGATGGAAATAGTGCTGCCATCTATGCCACTCCACGTAATATCTCTCCTCAATTTAGGCTTTCATACATTTACATTTGTATATGCATTTTCATATTAAGCATACAGAGACATTTTAATGTCTCCCAATGATGACATATAAATGATGTGGCTAAGTTAatgttattttctgaaattaaGCTGGATCTCCCTCATTTCGTACATGCTCTAAAATGGTTCAGTTTTTTTCATTTGCTAGTgccaagtaatttttattttgcaagtttttgatgtgtaacatattattTCTCGGTGGGAGTGATCTCCCGAATACGACGAATGTCAaagaacggaaaagtgtaacaaccacgttgctgccatctgtggcggttcgtgcgaaccaaagttcacaagggGAAAGGAACACTTaaaagtattaactatttaattaattttaacaagagggcagtattttaatataatttcttgttGATAATAGGTAAACAACTGggattaagtatttttaaaagtattttttttttcacttttattggaaCCGATTTATTATATTGTTACAAGTGGGGAAATGGGTTAGTAAGCATGGCCCaattatttttatacagatttatttactattaatatttacattactaattaaatcaccacactgtCTGTTCACAAATTATTCGCACTTAAAACTGTCTGTTAAtaaatcactaaatatctgtccaTTCCACACTCCTCTCTTGAGATAGGCtcagcagtggttcgccccttaccgcgCACTGTTCACAcatacagtctcgcgccactcagtcgcactcgcacgAATCTGTCGCTCCGCGTCAcgccacgtttttttttttttttttaaattatgataaagTTCGTgtctgaattttattttataggtttatttgcaacatactAACACCTGAATTTGCTCGTTCCtaaggttaaatgttacacatcactggcaaatactgaaagacgcattacattttgttattaatttctaTAAACGCTGGGTACATCAATCTTAATATTTAAAGATATTCATTCTAAcctgttttcaaataatattgaCAAATTTACAGGTCCATAACCATTTGTAGTCAAGCTGTGTCACCTTACAACATATAACAATCAGTAACTTACATCTGTTAACGTTAAGGACAGGCAAAAGTCACAGTTATAAACTAAAGTAAACTCCATATTTCCCGCAATtcacattttgtaaactttttaGTCGGTATCCTCAGGATGAAACACAGCTTGGCTATCTATGGACGGAGAACATAAGCATTTTTCATCCTAATGACATATCTAGTAGTTTTTACAAAAAAGTTCTTTAGTTTTGGTAACTAAAACAACACATTGTTGATTTTATATATATCAAAATGCCAATATACCAAGTATTGAAATAATGCTATAAAAAAAGCAAGTCAATTTGTAGTCTCAcatattaaacaatttaaaaatatttttaaacatttacttGTGAAAGGAGTGTATAAAAATGCATATGTGACTGCTGTAATAACATAGTCCATAGATCGTCCTGCAAAATTTAGAACATGGTTTTCGTCACAAGAAAATACGTAAACGAATCTGGTGAGAGCTAAAGTGTGTCTGGACCATTTCAAAATCACATGACTTAGCAGGAtcaatttcttaattttttggattaaaacaaaagcattgaAGAACAATTAAAAGTTAATGATTCAATGACTACAACAATCTGAAAATAAATGGAGACTCAAAAATGTATATCCTCTGCTTGAGTTTGAACCGAGAAAGCACTACACTGATGCCTGCATTGgtatatacaataaataatagGGAGACTACATGAATCTATATGGCAGGAAAATTATAGAACATTGGTATCGAccccaaattgtttttaaatgttttatttactaaaaaatcgttatacaaaaataataaaaagtttaataacTGTACCATTTTGCCAGGTTTGCAGAAAATATTCAGTTCTTAGCATATATTTTTCCTTTGACCTTCCTTAATTCTGAcgcaaacaaattatatatatgaaaaaatatttgcTGCGATTATCATTAccaatatatacaaatataatgAAGAGcattgtttttgtttgtaagaaatactctCGAATATAATTAGAACATTTTGAATTTGCCTGTTTAAAATTGACATatactaaattttattctaaAGTAAAATAAAGTTTGTGATAGATATAACAATATTTGTTTCTAAAACTAGAGAAAATGGAACAAATAGTCTGATTTCGTGGCATATGCTGATGAAAAACATAACACatacaacaaaattacaatgtCGATCTCGTGCCGACACTGCCATGCGAGGGGGCACATAGTGCACACAAGCATTcgaattatgttatatatatatatatatatatatatatatacattacctTACTGCTACACATAAGTCACAAGTGAACAATTTGGAATATTAATCATTAATGATAttattgttaccattttatctaAACAGTATTTATtgattgaataaatttttaatttgaagtactgtcatgataaatttatttttaacttcaaataaattaagacatcagtaatttaaagtaaatattaaaatataacttcctgtgttaaaaatatttatataccttTGCAAAACCAGATATGCAAATACATTTAATTCTTTGATAATTGTGATTTAGAgccttaaacttattaaaattaacagatttaagGAATCACATGGTTCTAATAAAATAAACGATGTATGTCATTTGACATTTTCTAGTACGAtgtaagtaaatatataaaatatttagaagtaaaattgtaaaaaaaaatatatttctagatTTCACATGAGTAGTTTCTGAATATATAAAAGTTTTAGAACATTTGAGGTCTTCAAAATAAGATATAGGATGTGGGGTGATAAAAAGAGTCAGTGAATGTagaatatgtttttaatattcaattgcattacaaaataaatacaaaaataaataataataaatagttagtATCACAATATTTGAAAAAAGATTATGCGATTGGTGGGTGGTAAGGAGTTGAAACAGGTGAATTGCCCTTCACATCCTTTCGACGAGGGAGGAGAGCTTCGACGTCCACGTCAAGGCGATGTAATGTGGACGAGTGTCGGGCGGAGGCCGGCGTCTGTACTGGGTACCACTAGTATCTGTACCCGCCCACCCCGGTGTCCGCTGATGGCCCGCCGGCGGGCGGCCCGTACTTGGCCTCGCCCTGGTACGTGACCTGGGGCCGGTACCCTGCCTGGTCCGCCACGTACTCGACGAACTGGGTGCGGCCGTCGGGCAGCGCGACGTAGTACGCGCCGTTCACGACGTCTCCGTCGCGGCTCTCCTTGTGGCCGAAGTCGTTGCCCGAAGGGGCGTCCTTCACCTCGTACGAGAACTCGTACTTAGCCGGGccctaaaaataattacaaatataaatttttttaaaagtatacttttttttaaccattttaatatGCTTCTTGATGAAGAAAAATGAGGTAATTTAGTATAATTATatgaaatttaaacatatttctaAATACATCAACTTAgatgtatatttaaattaaacacGCTTGCTGATTACAATTTTccaaattccaaatacttaaaggttttaatataaataaattttgatgttCACCTGATGTTTTATTGTGATTTTTGTTTCAGTTAAAGTGTTTTGAAATtgattacttaattttcttacatttttaaGAACTATATATCATACCTATTGTGAAATTTGCTCACATtagcagtaataatttattgctTTGATAAACTTACGAAATAAATCACTGAAATTTTTgccatttaatatattttaaatatttattttaataaaacatataatcaAGCATGGAATTAAATTTCATGGATAATTTACTCTTTCAAGTGTTGATATGAAATTGTATGTCAACTCGAAGTGACTTGTTTTTCATTCATGAGAATTTGTTTGAAAACCagcaaaaaagaataaaaaaattatggttttgttttcaTTAATATCATAAATTTTAACGTTCTTCCTCGTATGCTTGCATGTTAAAAGGCCATATTGCCAAGTGCCATTAAGATACCCTTTAGCTGAAAAAAGAatgttttgaagaattatacaaaTGCATTCAATTAGCCGTACACATAcactttataaatttaaatacgaTAAAATTCACTAATAAATTGTCTTTTATACACTTAAAAAATCCTTAATCTTAGTTATGTTAACAGTTCagtttttgtaaactttttgatgttttacTTTTCTGTATATCTCCTTAATGACTCCAAtgcttaaagaaaatattttacagaggatatatatatatatattgttgagCTCCCGAGTAGTTGCATAAATCATTACAGAATCGCTATTCAGGAAAGGACTAATCGCTCCCGTCCTTTCACTTTGAGGGATATTGTAatctatattttttgtaaaaatgtaacGATTGTCATTTTCCTAGCCAGCAAAGTACTTTCTGTTAACTTTAAAGtgtaaaaatgcaaaattatcTGAAACAGTGCGTAAAGAATTTGATGAACTAGATTTTGTAAGCgttgaaataattaattatgatatACTTTTGTTTTCACGGTTAGTTTCTCACTGGATGCAGTCTTTAAATTTAATTCTCTTGGGTTAAGTCTGCAGagatgacaagaaaaaaaaaaagtccttaccATCCGgtatcggttttttttttgtctagtaTTTGGGGTTCGTAGTGAACGAAATGCAACTACGGCTCATTCGCGGGCCACTCACATTGTTTTCTTCATCTGCCTGGGCCCCGTAGCCCGGGCGACCACTGGGGTAGCCTCCGGCAGCGCTGTCCCTCGCCGGCGGCAGGTAGCTGACATCAGCGCTCACGGCGGCCACCAGACAGGCGAGGGTGATCAGTGCGACCTGCGGGACATAAGACCTTCACTGTCAAaatcctttatatatatatataaaggttgtcgttatgtatgacgttgataaactccaacACCGTTTGTCCGATCGCCATGAAAAATTGGCatatcaaagtgttttttttttttcacggataaggattttttttgtaactcgctgctagatggcgctgcagcgcatcaacttctaaaccgttcaaccgatcaccatgaaagttttGCTCTGATCTCAATGAAATTTTGAAAACTTTACCTTAAAAaaacgaggaaggtcactgtctaggtgagatttcgataaaatcACCcataaagcagaatttaattattaattaaatgtcacCATTTCagtgttgatgctttcttcgtatCTATGGCTACGGGCTTTTTTTGCATTCTcgatgccttctgcgtatccgTGGCAAGAGCTTTTGCAACGACAGTAGCGCACCCGCGAGGAGGGGCGTGAATAATGAGCAGTGCGATTGTGTTCCGCCTGCAGATTGCCGTAGCGAAGAACGGGTACTCTAGCtagcgagcgaagccgcgggtaaacgCTAGTTTTTAATTTAGAGCGGGAGTGCATGAACTAGGGCTTAACGCCTCGTCGATACCAAGCTAGTTACAGACGACGAAGTGCATTGAGATGTGAATGGTGTATTGATGGAATGCATGggagggaaacgggagtaccccgaaaaAACCTACTGGCTCAGGGCACCGTCCGCCACATCTCCCGTTTGCGAACATTTCGACGCCCATCGGGAGTTGAACCGAGTCACCTTGGTGGGAGGTGAGCGATGTGACCAATCAGCCACCTCTATCGTCTAAAGACAACACATTTTATTCCCTGCAGTGATCTCTCCAAAAAATCTGCACGTACCTTCATAGTGGTGTAATGCTGGTGTTCTGGCAATGTCAGAGCAAATGGAAGTGATGACTGACAGAGGGTTGCACGGTCGTTTTTATACCGAGGCGCGGTGCACATTACGGGGGCTGAATTGTCCAGTCCGTAATTTCACGTTAGCAAATCCTCTCTCGCTGAATTACCCGGTGGAAGGAAGGGGTAAAAAAACGTTTGAATTCAGTTAGCGGCTTGTTATGTACTCAACGCGATAATGACAGTGTCGAGAACATGGTAGGCAGACGGGAGGATGCCACGTAAGTATCGTCTGCGGTGCATGCAGCGCAATTTCTGGTCGCTTGTCGCCACTCTTGCCGTTGAGTAACCGAGTCCGTCTCGGGCGAGTCAGCCACGCTACAAATCGAACTTTCAGCTAAGTTGCATTGAAACTGAACCTTATTTGTTTTAACTAGCTGCGTGtaaaataaacttgaaatttattttctttaaaataatattagttgGCATCAGATTGTATTTTAAGAAAAGATTTGCACAATGTTATTGCGCATACTTTATTTTTCAGcagtactttatttatttattgtaacgtCCAATACACTGATAAACTAAATGTtggtacaaataatttattatgaatataTGTCAAATAAGTAATTTCTGCTTTTACCTGACATTTTCTCCTGCTattatttgaaatgtaaaatttatgtttacaatacattaaacattttttaatacctaataaTTAATCTTAGCCAcacttatatttatataataagaaGGATCTTCTACCTACTTTTGGTAGACCTCTCAGCACTGATATGGCCGTTTCAACTTCATTCAATATTCCATTCTTGACAATTTATACGCGAGAATGCGCTCATAAAACTTTAATATAACTGGCGAGTGGTTTGGAAAGGCAAAGCTTACTATTTTCTCTATCAACTATGTTCTATCTTACTGTttacatttatgtaattttttggcTTAAAAATGTCATATAAACTTATATCATGGTGGCCACTAGCTAGGACGAAGTTCTAAGCTGTAATTCTCAAAGTATTTTTGATTAAGTGACTAAGGCATAGTTGATaaagtttgtgatttttttagGTTTTGTTGTTTTTGGTATCAGTGCAGACATAATTGTTACATTTAAAGCTTCTTTGCTTATTCATGCTGTTCACATTAGGAACAGATTGAAAACTTATCATACTAATGGTTGTTAAAGTAAACCATTGTTATGGTATAGGTACTAAGTTGTTTCAATGGATTTGTTAGAGTATACCAACTAATTTGgttatttataacttttattttcattgtttcaaCCTTCAGTAAGATAGATGGTTTTTTGTGAGTTTTAGTAATATTGTGATATGAGGACTGTTAAGAGTGATGAGTGATTTTTACTCTTGGGTTTTATTTCTAGGATTTCTGTTTCCTAATGTCTGGCATTTGAAATAGATGCATAAACTGTATAGAGTATAACTGGGTATGGAGTCTGTATGTTTCTGCACGTCAATTTAATTCGCATATCAACGCTATCCCTGTCAATATTTACTGTTAATTCCCTAGCATGATATTTTCATAAACTCTCATTGCGTCATGACAGAACTTAATTATTCGCGAGGTTTTGATGTAAATAAACCTTAAGGATAAATATAGCAATCATCATATTATACCTGATAAAGTGAGTACAAAAGTTATGAATTATAACATCACCTAgggaaaataaatgtataattaaCACAATACGAACAAACgatattacaaatttcttttaaaatattttaatgaaataactaTGAACAAtcacaacataaaaaatattctcactattcactaGAAGCGTTTGAAAGTTCGACCACGACAATCAAATGAAGAATTAGCATCACCGCGACATTGACTGACATACATGTGCTATTCGCAGAGACGTATATTCGCTGAATGAGCTCCTGAGAGTTCAGATTAAATTTGGTCCCTTGAATTTGTTGTCCTTCTGCCTATTCACTACTTTACCACCTCCGTGTTCCACCACCTATGTGTATTGTGTTTTGCCTATTTGTCTGGCCAACGAAATTTAGTATTTGACACACGTGTGCGCATTTCGTAAAAATGGCTTACCTAAGAATGTTCTAAAATGTTTGTTGTCAATTACGATGTACTTGTAAGtgtaatttcactaaaaatcgaTTAAAACTTAATACTGTAAGATAAACTACGTGTAAAAGGGGTTGCACACAAGATTTATTACTGAAGGGTAATAATATTGagtaaacattttaatatgtacataatctcggttaaataaatacacaaatttaTAAGGGCGGGTGAGCcctttaatattcattttaaggaaaaagtaaaaaaaataatcatgtattGGACTTATTTCCTCATAAGGAATCACCTGCAGCGGTTTTCAAAACTATTCGGAAATAAACTGTGTGTTTGAATATGTTggtgtgtatgtgtgtctatGGGTTTTTATAAAGTATAGAAATGTAGGTCCGATATCAAGCTTtctcatcttggatgaccttgaaatttgaccttgacctttatccAGGCCACCATATAAGATTCCGCCATTTTAGAATCTGCTATTTTAGATTATGATGTCACAGCCCCATCATGTTTTTTTCTGGAAAATGTCATCTTGGATCACGTAATGCTCACaatctttgtttctgttgtttgttcctagagtgcggCAGCATCGGTCTGACTTatgcacgtaaggtcgatgttcgaTTACCTATCAGTGGCTTTATGACCGTTATtgacaataaagtttaattttttatacaaattaaatttcaggcgaagtgattcgaaccatgacagctcggatCTATGGTATGTAAAACATACTCCTTTAACCACTCGACCATCGAGACATGTactagactgagaattaaatatgtTAGTTATATAAAACTatcacatattcggacttgtatttttttacataaaggaATAATAGTAGCACTAGATGGAGACCGAGCCAACTTCTTTGGTTTAAATACTTGCTACTAGAAGCGCTAGTATCACGTATTGTGCAATTGTCTACTAGAGTACACAGCTACTGGAAGCGCTAGGGTAATGCATTGTATACATTGTCACTAGAATGCGCTGCtgcaatatttgtttatttattttaaccgCTCAAGTTCATTATTATCAATCACCAGACTGCTGTAGCATCCGTCCCCTTGTCGGTCATAATGGCcaccatttttaaaatctgtaattatcaaCCTAAAATACAGAACAATTCAAATAATCATGTTAAAAAATGTTCCTATTAATAcagtgattgattcgatcgattactgtccttgcttcgatccttgGCTGTTGCGAAAAAGGTAAGTTTAGCCTGAAAATACTTTTTGATTAAATTTGGTGCAAAGTTCTCAAAGCAGCTTACATTTCGTTTCTACCAGTTGCCAGTAAGCTGTAATATTCGTCGCCATTTCgcaaatctgtaattattacccTAAAACCATgggaaaatttctaaaaattaaaaaaatctagaaTATTATtgattaattacattatttccgtccttggttcgattattTGTCAATGCTTAGAGTAATTAaaccttaaaattattaattaattttttcctcacAACGTAAAAAGACATTATACAAGAGAACTGACCGACTAAATAAATATTAGAGTGTCAAATACAATCATATAGGCCAAGCGCCTCGATACCTCAAGGCCTTCTTTTTCAATATTTGGCATTCCTTTCAATAATACAATGGCCTATTTAAAGCAGATAAGACAAGACTATCCGAACTGCCAGACCTACAGATGTATATACTTATTACAAACATATAGAACGGCTAACGAAGCATGTTTTACGCTAACTATAGGACCAAGAAACCCTAAAATATGTTTTACGGTTACTACAATACTAAGAAGTTCTGAACCATTAAATCTTTATTTctgactacagacttgacaacgCACATTTAAGG from Bacillus rossius redtenbacheri isolate Brsri chromosome 1, Brsri_v3, whole genome shotgun sequence includes these protein-coding regions:
- the LOC134542644 gene encoding pro-resilin-like; the protein is MKVALITLACLVAAVSADVSYLPPARDSAAGGYPSGRPGYGAQADEENNGPAKYEFSYEVKDAPSGNDFGHKESRDGDVVNGAYYVALPDGRTQFVEYVADQAGYRPQVTYQGEAKYGPPAGGPSADTGVGGYRY